A segment of the Butyrivibrio fibrisolvens genome:
TTCCAACAACTACGGTCATACCGCCCTTTATAAGCTTATCAAGAGTGCCTATAAAATCATGCTTTAAAAATGGCATTCCGCCGATTCCATATGCTTCAATATAAAGGCCCTTATAACCCTGATCTGCCAAGGATTCAAGAAAGCTCCTGTGAATACCAGGGAACATCTTGATCATGCAGACCTTATCTGAAAATGTATTCGAAAGCTTGAAGATACCAGTTCTATCAGGTACTGCTGCCTTATCAATCTTCATACCAAGCGAGCTTATAGTAGCGATGTTAGGATAGTTAATACTTTCAAATGCATCAAAGCTAAGGGATCTAACCTTTGAAGCTCTGCAGCCCAGCATTACTTTTCTATTAAACGCTACGAATACTCCAGGTATCTGACTTGCCGCCATGTGGATCGCACATCTGCAGTTCTCCATTGCATCAGCCACAGGATTGGTTATAGACAGCTGCGAACCTGTGATGACTACCGGAATACCAATATTCCTTAACATAAAAGACAACATAGATGACGTATATGCCAGTGTATCTGTTCCATGAATAACTACGATTCCATCATAGCTATTCCTACACTCACTGATACGCTCCGCCAGCTGACTCCAGTCCTCAGGGAAGATATTGGCACTATCAAGAGAACAGAAATCCTCTATCTCAATATCCGTATCTCCTGATACCATCTTAAGTTCCTTTTGCATATCGTAGATGGAAAGGCCGGGAATCAGTCCATTCCCTTTCATAACAGCAGATAATGTCCCACCTGTATTTATGATCAATATTTTCTTACTCAAAACAAATGCTCCTAAAAAATCTTTCAATTATTCCAATAAAACCATCTACTACTATATCTGTTTTCTTAATAAAAAGAAACAGCAACTCTTAACAAGAACCTATATCCTTTTCACTTCAAAAGCATGAACTTATTTCACAGAAACTTCGCACTTATAAAACATACTCAATACTTTGAATATTCCTGAGGGTGGCCGTTAATAAATGATTTTCTTGTCTTTGAAAGTATTAAAAAATTCAAGAGCTTGATAGATGGAATAATATATTCCAGATATCATGCCTTGAATTTTTAATACTTTCATGACAAGAAAATCATTTATTAACGGCCACCCTCAGGAATACGCGAAGCCTTAAGCATTTTACAAGTGCGAAGTTTGAGCCATCTCACTCAACGTTCTTGAGTGCCACATCCATCGGAATTCTCTTAATCCTGATGTAATCAACAACCGATACAAGCGCATATCCTATAAGCAGATATACGATCGACAATATCATGGACACAGGAAGCAAATAGAATGCAAAGTATCCGTCCATCTGGAGCATGAATACGTGGAACACCCATGTCATAAGATAATAGCCGATGCCAAATCCCACTATAGAACACAACACAACTACAATGGCCGTTGGCAACATATAAAGTGATGCGATCTCCTTATTGCTAAAGCCAAGGATCTTGGTCATGGAGATTGCACCTTCATTTCTTTCAATGATTATCTTGGCAAGAAGATATATAAGAGCTGCTGCAAGGACTATCAGCGCATACTTAAATATATCTATTATTCCGCCAAGTGAATGCTTGAGCTGAACAGTGACCTTCAATATGTCATCCTTGGTGATCACAGTTGCTATGTTCTCTTCTTCGATATCCTTGATCTCATTTCTGGTAAAAAAGCCTGAGAACTCTTCATCCTTCCTGTCAAAAACGCTATTAAAGCTATCACCACTCATAAACAGCGCTATTCCGCCGTCATACTGAACTTCTCCAACGATCTTAAAGTTGTATGATTTATTCTCATACTCTTCATGAACAGATATCGTATCTCCTTTAGATATACCAAACTTTGATGCAAAAGCACTTGATATATAGGCTTGTCCTGGAGCTGTCTTATTATCAAGACTTACATATGCGCTTTCATCAGCGATTCCGTATACAGATACGCTTTCATCGCCGCCGCTTCCCATACCGGTCCTGAATGAGCTCTTTTTCTTTTCATATAAAAGACTTGTCATACTAAACTTCTCTGCAGACTCTTCGGAAGTCGTAATGATGTCACCATCTTCATCCTCGTAGTCCATGAGTATGTACTGATAATCAGTAAACATCATATCTGTAGCCTTGTCTGCATAGTGATTAAGCGAATCCGGAAGTCCGAATGCAAAGCACATCATAAGCTCAATGAATATAACTCCAAAGATCAGCACCAGGTAGTTAGGCATATTTTGGAAAAGAATCCTTAGCCTGAACCTCCTCATAAATGACCACTTTGGAAGTCGTCTTGCCTTAGTCCTTCTACTCCTGACAAGATCATGACGAAGGAACCTTAAAGGACTTAGCTGGAGCTTATTTACTATTACAAATAAATTAATGAAAAACATAAGTACCAGTGGAATAATAGTTGTCTTAACAAGTGCGGTATTACTCCATACAAGATGACAGGTAGGAAGACTGTAACTTTCATAGTACAGGTTTACAGCTACATCTTTAAACAAGGTATAACCTAGAACATTACCAATTACAGCTCCGATGATCGTGACAATAAGAGGCATGGACATATAGTGAACTATAAGCTCTCTCTTACTGTAGCCTGATGCACGAAGCGTTCCTATTACTGATGCTTCCTTGTCTATGGTATTACTTATAGTGATAGCAAATATAAATGCGATTACGCCGATCAGAATATAACACAGGATACTTGTAGCTGATGAGTCGCCTTCAATATCGGAAGGAGCGAAATTGCTAGCCTGCCTCAGATACTCAGGAAGGTAATCTTCAATCTCATTATCATGTACAAGCGTCTGCGTAATAAGAGCCTTCAGAAAATTCTCAGCATGATCAGCCTGCTCTATCTTATCTTGCGGCTTAGTATCATAAAGGTATGCATAGTTATAATGAATTCTTGTATTTAATCTGTTAAATCCCTCAGGAGTCACCATGGCAACGTCAAAGCCAAAAGCATCAAACATAAGATCTGTGTTAGATTCATGAAGTGTCAGATAATCCACATACGACAGAAGACCTACAACTGTAAACTCCTTGCCTCCGACAGTTATGGTATCTCCCATGTTTATGCCAACGTTACTTGCATGCATTCTGTCTATCGCAATCTCATCATCTTTCTCCGGAGCTCTTCCTTCGTTAAAAGAAGCTTTGTCTATCTGAGCATCGCTTTTAAATATCCTGACATTGGCATCTCCCACGCCATCATTATCTTTGTCTTCGTCTGCTTCTCTGTAGAAGTTTTCATAGATCGTGACAGGGACTGCAGCAAAGCCTTCATCGTTTAGATTGTATCTGTCAGCAATCTCATCCCACTCTTCGTCTACCTTTTTAGTAACTTCATCGTGGGCTTCTTTATAAGCTTCATCTACCGCTTCTTTATACTCATCAGACTCTTTAGCTTCTTTTTTAGCTTCGTCAAAAGAGCTTTCCATTGCAGCGTCTATCTGCTGCTTTATGATCTCTTCATCAGTTATTCCATATGCCTGGCACTGGACACGGACGTTTTCTTCAATCGCAGCAGTTACCTGCTCATCCAGTTCTTCTTCAATTGCTTTTGCAACTTCCTTGTCAGCTTCTTCCATACCTTTATCTATAAAATACTGAAGGACATCTGCTTTATCGCCTGTACTTATGGCTTCAAGGAGCTCTTCTTTAGCTTTTTTCTCAAGTTCAAAAGAGCCGTCTTCAAGGACCAGATCTTCTCTACCCTTATCAACAGATGCGAGCATGCTGTCATGACCTACGTACATTCCAGATATAACACCGATCATAACTACCATGAAGACTATAATTACAAGGTATTTGTGCCATTCATTTTTTAATTCTTTGGGGATTCTTTTTATAAGTGGATTTCTCATAGTCACCATCCTCCCCTTTTACCAATCAAGTTCTGATGCAGGGATTTTCTTTTCGTTCATGTCATTATGGCGCACAACGCCGTCACGAAGCTTTATGACATGATCAGCCATGTACTTGATCGCTTCGTTGTGAGTGACCATTATGATGGTACTTCCATACTTCTTGTTGCAGTCTTCGATAAGAGCCAGGATCTCTTTGGACGTCTTATAATCAAGAGCTCCTGTAGGCTCGTCGCACATGAGGATATCGGGATTCTTGACTACTGCTCTTCCTATTGAGACTCTCTGCTGCTGACCGCCTGATAACTGATTGGGATATTTGTATTTGTGGTCCTGAAGACCAAGAGTTGTAATTACTTCTTCGACGTCTAAGGGATCATCTGAAAGGTAAGCACCTACTTCGATATTCTCTTTGACATTAAGATTGGGGATAAGATTATACATTTGGAATACATATCCAAGGTGCTTGCGCCTGTACATTGTAAGCTGGTTTTCATTCATGTCTTCTAACTTGTCACCGCCTATGCTTACAAAGCCTTCATCAGGTGTATCAATGCCACCTATGATATTTAGAAGAGTTGATTTACCGGAACCGGATGGCCCAAGAAGTACGCAGAACTCACCTTTCCCGACAGTAAAGTTCATGCCTCTAAGTACTTCCTGCCGTGCTTCTCCTGTCCCAAAACTCTTTTTAAGATCTTTGATCTCTAGAAAATCTTTCATAACTTTTCTCCATTTCTGATCTGTTTTTATAAACAAATAGACATGAGAAAAGACTCTTTATTTAAAGCCCTTTTCTCACCGTCCCCCCTTGGTGTTAGCAAGAACTAACTCCTTCATTATAGTTAGCAAACTCTAACTTGTCAAAGGTTAACAAACTTTCGTTTTGCACCGATATAGGTTATGATGGTCTGATTTCTTGATCGATCACTGCATAATGGCCATACTTTATTGTATCCAAGTAACTTTTGACCCTGTGTCATAATATACCAATTGTTAACTCAAGGAGGTTTTTATGAGAGTTCTTTTCGCACCAGGAGTTGTTAGAGAAGTAGTAGCAGCAGAAGTTGTTCCTATGGATATCGGCGATGGCAAGATCATTGGTACTCAGGTTAACTTCACCCTTGCACCTTCAGGTGACAAGCTTGAGTATATCTATAGCCAGTCTGTTCCGATCGAAGAATCAGGTCAGCGTGCCATTGATTTTGTAAACGGCCTTTACGAAAAGGGATTTGCTGATTTTACAGCTGAACCTACCGAGGTTTTGTAATGGCTTACGTATAATATTCCTATCGCATCATATTTGTCTAATATAAAAGGATCTGCTATTTAGTCTAACTAAAAGGCAGATCCTTATTTTTTAAATCACTTTATGCTTCGCCGTAATTGGCAGTTTCTTTATCTATTATCATATCTTTAAGCTGAGGAAGTGCTTTTTGTGGCTCTTCTCTTAAAGCTACCATAAAAAGGTATGCACCAATAATAGTCATCTGCGTCATCTCCATAAGTTTTGCAGCGGTAAATCCTGCTGCCTTGACGCTTCTGAAACCGGGAGTTCCTTCTACTATCATGTTGTACATTTCCTGTACAAGATCATCGTAGCGGCTAAGCTTAGACCATATCTTTGAAGCCTGCTTGATCGGCATATCGCCGCTATAAAGAAGGCAGTCAACAATAGTTGACTGTATATACGAAGTCTCTGTCCAATCTCCCTTTTTACGAAAGGCATTTACTATCCTGATCATTTCATCAGGTTTATCCTTGATCAGTTTTACAACATCTTTGCCCGTAGGAATTTCGGACACAGGAAGCTCTGCAATAAAGCCGCTATCTAGCTCAAATCTGATATAATAGCGGTCCTGATATCGCAGTATAAGCTGATATTCACATGTATCATCCAGTAGATCGCTGCAGCTTGCGATAACTTCCACGGATAGCTCCTTTCTCCCTTATCCCTGCTGTTCCTCCTGCAATAACTTGATAGCACACATAGCTATTTTATAATAAGCTTCTCTTCCGGTATTCTGCTCTTTTTCTACAACTTCACGCAGATACTTCTCAGCGCCCTGGATCTGGTCACTTGTGTATCTGACTTCGTTATTATCGGTATGACAGTACAGAGTACCGGTAGCTTTATCATAACGTTCCATGATATCGCCATACTTGCTGTATTCCTTACCGAATGTCTTCTTATAAAGCTCATTTATAAGTACATCACGATTATCTGCCATACCCGCCTCCTATATTTTTATACGTTATAAAGTGTGTGTATTATTATTTTATCATGCATCTAATAAGTTTAAAAGGAATAAAAAAACCGGTGAGGATTCACCGGATCATTTTAGGGAGGAGGGCCATCTGATGGGGAGTCAGACAGCCCATTATGAAAAAGTTAAGTTATTGGTTGCTTCGGATCATTTATCGTCTTCCGATAATCTAATATTACATTAGGTTTATGACGTAATTATGAACACAAGGTTAATGATATGTGCTTTTTTGGCGAAACCGTTTTCGAAACATATTTTTTTTATAATGGAATTTAGATAAAGATGCACAATTTTTTGATTGAATGTTCAAATTATTTT
Coding sequences within it:
- a CDS encoding asparaginase, producing the protein MSKKILIINTGGTLSAVMKGNGLIPGLSIYDMQKELKMVSGDTDIEIEDFCSLDSANIFPEDWSQLAERISECRNSYDGIVVIHGTDTLAYTSSMLSFMLRNIGIPVVITGSQLSITNPVADAMENCRCAIHMAASQIPGVFVAFNRKVMLGCRASKVRSLSFDAFESINYPNIATISSLGMKIDKAAVPDRTGIFKLSNTFSDKVCMIKMFPGIHRSFLESLADQGYKGLYIEAYGIGGMPFLKHDFIGTLDKLIKGGMTVVVGTQCRYEGSKMDVYETGRRTLEIGALEAHDMTGEAALTKLMWILGMTSDLSEIRDYYSLNIAGEMTIK
- a CDS encoding ABC transporter permease yields the protein MRNPLIKRIPKELKNEWHKYLVIIVFMVVMIGVISGMYVGHDSMLASVDKGREDLVLEDGSFELEKKAKEELLEAISTGDKADVLQYFIDKGMEEADKEVAKAIEEELDEQVTAAIEENVRVQCQAYGITDEEIIKQQIDAAMESSFDEAKKEAKESDEYKEAVDEAYKEAHDEVTKKVDEEWDEIADRYNLNDEGFAAVPVTIYENFYREADEDKDNDGVGDANVRIFKSDAQIDKASFNEGRAPEKDDEIAIDRMHASNVGINMGDTITVGGKEFTVVGLLSYVDYLTLHESNTDLMFDAFGFDVAMVTPEGFNRLNTRIHYNYAYLYDTKPQDKIEQADHAENFLKALITQTLVHDNEIEDYLPEYLRQASNFAPSDIEGDSSATSILCYILIGVIAFIFAITISNTIDKEASVIGTLRASGYSKRELIVHYMSMPLIVTIIGAVIGNVLGYTLFKDVAVNLYYESYSLPTCHLVWSNTALVKTTIIPLVLMFFINLFVIVNKLQLSPLRFLRHDLVRSRRTKARRLPKWSFMRRFRLRILFQNMPNYLVLIFGVIFIELMMCFAFGLPDSLNHYADKATDMMFTDYQYILMDYEDEDGDIITTSEESAEKFSMTSLLYEKKKSSFRTGMGSGGDESVSVYGIADESAYVSLDNKTAPGQAYISSAFASKFGISKGDTISVHEEYENKSYNFKIVGEVQYDGGIALFMSGDSFNSVFDRKDEEFSGFFTRNEIKDIEEENIATVITKDDILKVTVQLKHSLGGIIDIFKYALIVLAAALIYLLAKIIIERNEGAISMTKILGFSNKEIASLYMLPTAIVVVLCSIVGFGIGYYLMTWVFHVFMLQMDGYFAFYLLPVSMILSIVYLLIGYALVSVVDYIRIKRIPMDVALKNVE
- a CDS encoding ABC transporter ATP-binding protein gives rise to the protein MKDFLEIKDLKKSFGTGEARQEVLRGMNFTVGKGEFCVLLGPSGSGKSTLLNIIGGIDTPDEGFVSIGGDKLEDMNENQLTMYRRKHLGYVFQMYNLIPNLNVKENIEVGAYLSDDPLDVEEVITTLGLQDHKYKYPNQLSGGQQQRVSIGRAVVKNPDILMCDEPTGALDYKTSKEILALIEDCNKKYGSTIIMVTHNEAIKYMADHVIKLRDGVVRHNDMNEKKIPASELDW